The following coding sequences are from one Sylvia atricapilla isolate bSylAtr1 chromosome 15, bSylAtr1.pri, whole genome shotgun sequence window:
- the ATPAF2 gene encoding ATP synthase mitochondrial F1 complex assembly factor 2, whose translation MSCGAMWRGCRRLWWAHCSPARLPRPPPIPAGSCPVEPCGRRAYAPPAERKRFYQNVSISQGEGGFEINLDHRKLKTPQAKIFTVPSEALAIAVATEWDSQKDTIKFYTMHLTTLCNTALDNPTQRNKTQLIRAAVKFLETDTVCYRVEEPPALAELQKNEWDPVVSWAEKRYNVTIGSSTSILGPNIPASTKETFISHLASYNMWALQGIEFVITQLKSLILSMSLIDRHITVEKAVLLSRLEEEYQIRRWGSVEWAHDYDLCELRARTAAGTLFVHLCSESSTVKHKLLQD comes from the exons ATGTCGTGTGGCGCGATGTGGCGCGGCTGTCGCCGGCTGTGGTGGGCTCACTGTTCGCCCGCTCGGCTCCCTCGACCGCCTCCTATacctgctgggagctgcccgGTGGAGCCATGCGGGCGCCGGGCCTATGCCCCGCCGGCAG AGAGGAAGAGGTTCTACCAGAACGTGAGCATCTCGCAAGGGGAAG GAGGCTTTGAAATAAACCTGGACCACCGAAAGCTGAAAACGCCCCAGGCCAAGATCTTCACGGTCCCCAGCGAGGCCTTGGCCATTGCAGTGGCAACGGAGTGGGACTCTCAGAAAGACACCATCAAGTTCTACACAATGCACCTG ACCACTCTGTGCAACACGGCGTTGGACAACCCCACGCAGCGAAACAAAACGCAGCTGATCCGAGCAGCTGTCAAGTTCCTGGAGACAGACACAGTCTG CTATCGTGTGGAGGAGCCTCCAGCCTTGGCAGAACTACAGAAGAATGAATGGGATCCTGTGGTCTCCTGGGCTGAGAAAAG GTACAATGTGACAATTGGCTCCTCGACCAGCATCCTGGGGCCAAACATTCCAGCCAGCACCAAGGAGACCTTCATCAGCCATCTGGCATCCTACAACATGTGGGCCCTGCAAG GTATAGAATTTGTAATCACCCAGCTGAAATCGCTGATTCTGTCCATGAGCCTGATTGACAGGCACATTACAGTAGAGAAAGCTGTGCTTCTGTCTCGCCTGGAAGAAGAATACCAG ATTCGGCGCTGGGGCAGTGTGGAGTGGGCCCACGACTACGACCTGTGTGAGCTGCGTGCTcgcacagcagctgggactcTCTTTGTTCACCTCTGCTCAGAGAGCTCGACTGTAAAACACAAGCTGTTGCAGGACTGA
- the GID4 gene encoding glucose-induced degradation protein 4 homolog yields the protein MGARGGAAGRPRPRGGRGVRERSGAERAASPGRAPAPAPATLAPGDPPEMPVRSERRRAGGAGSSASSPATGAAASSLVPPPPINTAQPGVATSLLYSGAKFRGQQRSKGNAYEVEVVMQHVDMENSYLCGYLKIKGLTEEYPTLTTFFEGEIISKKHPFLTRKWDADEDVDRKHWGKFQAFYQYAKTFNSDDFDYEDLKNGDYVFMRWKEQFLVPDHTIKDISGASFAGFYYICFQKSAASIEGYYYHRSSEWYQSLNLTHVPEHSAPIYEFR from the exons ATGGGAGCGCGCGGAGGCGCTGCCGGGAGGCCCCGACCCAGAGGCGGCCGCGGCGTGagggagcggagcggagcggagcgggcggCGTCCCCCGgccgcgccccggccccggccccggccaCGCTGGCGCCCGGGGATCCCCCCGAGATGCCGGTTCGGAGCGAGAGGCGCCGCGCTGGAGGGGCGGGGAGCTCGGCCTCCTCCCCTGCTACCGGAGCGGCCGCCAGCAGCCTGGTGCCGCCGCCCCCCATCAACACGGCGCAGCCCGGAGTGGCCACTTCGCTGCTGTACAGCGGGGCCAAATTCCGCGGGCAGCAGCGCAGCAAAGGCAACGCCTACGAGGTGGAGGTCGTCATGCAG CATGTGGATATGGAAAACTCCTATCTCTGTGGGTACTTGAAGATTAAAGGCCTTACAGAG GAGTACCCAACCCTCACCACGTTCTTCGAAGGCGAGATAATCAGTAAGAAACACCCGTTCCTGACGCGCAAGTGGGACGCTGATGAGGACGTGGATCGTAAACACTGG ggaAAGTTCCAGGCTTTTTACCAGTACGCAAAAACATTTAACTCTGATGACTTTGATTATGAAGATCTAAAAAATGGGGACTACGTCTTCATGAGATGGAAG GAGCAGTTCCTAGTCCCAGATCACACCATCAAGGACATCAGTGGTGCTTCCTTTGCTGGTTTCTATTACATCTGCTTCCAGAAGTCAGCAGCATCTATAGAGGGCTATTACTACCATAGGAGTTCAGAATG GTATCAGTCGTTGAATTTAACGCACGTTCCCGAGCACAGTGCTCCTATCTACGAGTTCCGATGA
- the DRG2 gene encoding developmentally-regulated GTP-binding protein 2 isoform X2: protein MGILEKISEIEKEIARTQKNKATEYHLGLLKAKLAKYRAQLLEPSKSPAAKGEGFDVMKSGDARVALIGFPSVGKSTFLSLMTSTASEAASYEFTTLTCIPGVIEYKGANIQLLDLPGIIEGAAQGKGRGRQVIAVARTADVVIMMLDATKGEVQRALLEKELESVGIRLNKSKPNIYFKPKKGGGISFNSTVTLTQCSEKLVQLILHEYKIFNAEVLFREDCSPDEFIDVIVGNRVYMPCLYVYNKIDQISMEEVDRLARRPHSVVISCGMKLNLDYLLEKLWEYLALTCIYTKKRGLPSDSQIISQPVQICLGVGDKHKVQPSKSGLNPYDGA from the exons ATGGGCATCCTGGAGAAGATCTCGGAGATCGAGAAGGAGATCGCCCGCACGCAGAAGAACAAAG CCACCGAGTACCACCTGGGCCTGCTGAAGGCAAAGCTTGCAAAAtacagagctcagctgctggaacCCTCCAAATCCCCGGCCGCCAAGGGTGAGGGCTTCGATGTGATGAAATCAGGAGATGCCCGGGTGGCACTGATCGGTTTTCCTTCTGTGGGCAAG TCCACGTTTCTGAGTTTGATGACCTCGACCGCCAGCGAAGCTGCGTCATACGAGTTCACCACACTGACCTGCATCCCAGGAGTTATAGAA TACAAAGGAGCCAATATTCAGCTGCTGGATCTACCTGGAATCATCGAAGGAGCAGCTCAAG ggaagggcagaggcCGGCAGGTGATCGCTGTGGCCAGGACAGCAGATGTTGTTATCATGATGCTGGATGCCACCAAGGGCGAGGTGCAGAG ggcctTGCTGGAGAAAGAACTGGAATCTGTAGGAATCCGGCtgaacaaaagcaaaccaaataTCTACTTCAAG cccaagAAGGGTGGAGGCATCTCCTTCAACTCCACTGTCACATTGACTCAGTGCTCTGAGAAGCTGGTTCAGCTCATCCTCCACGAATACA AAATCTTCAACGCTGAGGTCTTGTTCAGAGAGGATTGTTCCCCTGATGAGTTCATTGATGTGATTGTAGGAAACAGGGTCTACATGCCGTGCCTCTAT GTTTATAACAAGATTGACCAGATATCCATGGAGGAGGTGGATCGTCTTGCTCGGAGGCCCCACAGTGTTGTCATCAG CTGTGGCATGAAGCTGAACCTGGACTACTTGCTGGAAAAGCTCTGGGAATACCTGGCACTCACCTGCATCTACACCAAGAAACGGGGAC TGCCATCGGATTCACAGATCATTAGCCAGCCAGTTCAAATATGCCTTGGTGTGG GGGACAAGCACAAAGTACAGCCCTCAAAGAGTGGGCTTAACCCATATGATGGAGCATGA
- the DRG2 gene encoding developmentally-regulated GTP-binding protein 2 isoform X1 produces MGILEKISEIEKEIARTQKNKATEYHLGLLKAKLAKYRAQLLEPSKSPAAKGEGFDVMKSGDARVALIGFPSVGKSTFLSLMTSTASEAASYEFTTLTCIPGVIEYKGANIQLLDLPGIIEGAAQGKGRGRQVIAVARTADVVIMMLDATKGEVQRALLEKELESVGIRLNKSKPNIYFKPKKGGGISFNSTVTLTQCSEKLVQLILHEYKIFNAEVLFREDCSPDEFIDVIVGNRVYMPCLYVYNKIDQISMEEVDRLARRPHSVVISCGMKLNLDYLLEKLWEYLALTCIYTKKRGQRPDFTDAIILRKGASVEHVCHRIHRSLASQFKYALVWGTSTKYSPQRVGLTHMMEHEDVIQIVKK; encoded by the exons ATGGGCATCCTGGAGAAGATCTCGGAGATCGAGAAGGAGATCGCCCGCACGCAGAAGAACAAAG CCACCGAGTACCACCTGGGCCTGCTGAAGGCAAAGCTTGCAAAAtacagagctcagctgctggaacCCTCCAAATCCCCGGCCGCCAAGGGTGAGGGCTTCGATGTGATGAAATCAGGAGATGCCCGGGTGGCACTGATCGGTTTTCCTTCTGTGGGCAAG TCCACGTTTCTGAGTTTGATGACCTCGACCGCCAGCGAAGCTGCGTCATACGAGTTCACCACACTGACCTGCATCCCAGGAGTTATAGAA TACAAAGGAGCCAATATTCAGCTGCTGGATCTACCTGGAATCATCGAAGGAGCAGCTCAAG ggaagggcagaggcCGGCAGGTGATCGCTGTGGCCAGGACAGCAGATGTTGTTATCATGATGCTGGATGCCACCAAGGGCGAGGTGCAGAG ggcctTGCTGGAGAAAGAACTGGAATCTGTAGGAATCCGGCtgaacaaaagcaaaccaaataTCTACTTCAAG cccaagAAGGGTGGAGGCATCTCCTTCAACTCCACTGTCACATTGACTCAGTGCTCTGAGAAGCTGGTTCAGCTCATCCTCCACGAATACA AAATCTTCAACGCTGAGGTCTTGTTCAGAGAGGATTGTTCCCCTGATGAGTTCATTGATGTGATTGTAGGAAACAGGGTCTACATGCCGTGCCTCTAT GTTTATAACAAGATTGACCAGATATCCATGGAGGAGGTGGATCGTCTTGCTCGGAGGCCCCACAGTGTTGTCATCAG CTGTGGCATGAAGCTGAACCTGGACTACTTGCTGGAAAAGCTCTGGGAATACCTGGCACTCACCTGCATCTACACCAAGAAACGGGGAC AGAGACCAGACTTTACAGATGCCATTATTCTACGGAAAGGGGCCTCTGTGGAACATGTG TGCCATCGGATTCACAGATCATTAGCCAGCCAGTTCAAATATGCCTTGGTGTGG GGGACAAGCACAAAGTACAGCCCTCAAAGAGTGGGCTTAACCCATATGATGGAGCATGAAGATGTCATTCAGATCGTAAAGAAGTAA